Proteins encoded in a region of the Pedosphaera parvula Ellin514 genome:
- the hflK gene encoding protease modulator HflK, with translation MSDKHDHSHQHHDHDHDHDHDHHHNHDAPTQPAPAMPEDAGSQALAEALKSSFAIVKVVMFFLLIVFLCSGFFTVGSQQKAMVLRFGKPVGEGNRALLTAGLHWGFPPPIDEVVRIPITEIQQVTSTVGWYFTTKEMEVNNMEPPAGPSLNPAQDGYTITADGNIIHTRATLYYRIEEPIQYTFDFVNASNTVQSALDNALIYASLRYKVDDALTRDITGFKETVQARVTELVAKQKLGIVVDQCQVESRPPRQLRQAFDQVLTALSTRDKVRNDALSYQNQVLSRASAEASSRTNAAQAERVRLVESVKAEAQRFNDLLPKYQANPALFANILLSEKIGQVLTNMQDKVYLPEQTRELRLQLSREPQKPAAQQSSPNQ, from the coding sequence ATGAGCGACAAGCACGACCATTCACATCAGCATCATGATCACGACCACGATCATGATCACGACCATCACCACAACCATGATGCTCCCACGCAGCCCGCGCCCGCAATGCCGGAAGATGCCGGTTCGCAAGCGCTAGCGGAGGCATTAAAAAGCAGCTTTGCCATCGTCAAGGTGGTGATGTTCTTCCTGCTAATCGTCTTTCTATGCTCGGGATTTTTCACGGTGGGTTCGCAGCAGAAGGCGATGGTGTTGCGTTTTGGAAAACCGGTGGGCGAGGGAAACAGAGCCTTGCTCACGGCCGGGTTGCATTGGGGATTTCCTCCGCCCATTGATGAGGTGGTAAGAATTCCAATTACTGAAATTCAACAAGTAACCTCCACGGTCGGCTGGTATTTCACCACAAAGGAGATGGAGGTTAATAATATGGAGCCACCCGCCGGGCCATCGCTGAATCCGGCCCAGGATGGTTATACCATCACCGCAGACGGCAATATCATTCACACTCGCGCGACATTATATTACCGGATTGAAGAACCGATCCAGTACACATTCGACTTTGTGAACGCTTCCAACACAGTGCAGAGCGCGCTCGACAACGCACTAATCTATGCATCGCTCCGTTACAAGGTGGATGATGCGTTGACCCGCGACATTACCGGTTTTAAGGAAACTGTGCAGGCTCGCGTGACTGAATTGGTGGCAAAACAAAAATTGGGTATTGTGGTGGACCAATGCCAGGTGGAGAGCCGGCCGCCGCGGCAGTTAAGGCAAGCTTTTGATCAGGTGCTGACGGCGTTGTCCACCCGCGATAAGGTGCGCAACGATGCCTTGAGTTATCAAAACCAGGTTTTGAGCCGGGCGAGCGCTGAAGCATCGAGCCGGACCAATGCTGCCCAGGCGGAACGCGTTCGGTTGGTGGAGTCGGTCAAGGCTGAGGCGCAACGTTTCAACGATCTGCTGCCGAAATACCAGGCCAATCCTGCTTTGTTCGCCAACATCCTGTTGAGCGAAAAGATAGGCCAGGTTTTGACCAACATGCAGGACAAGGTTTATCTGCCCGAGCAAACCCGCGAACTTAGATTACAATTGAGCCGTGAACCGCAGAAACCGGCAGCGCAACAATCGTCTCCGAACCAATAA
- a CDS encoding heavy metal translocating P-type ATPase: MQVTSLLSQQEHEHKHDHDHGPECGCGHDHEHTPVRLWQTLVGLVFVINAFVVDWTFEKGLVVASVSAGIGAIILGFPIVMTAVKDLKRGVLSINELVAIAVLAAFASGDYKTAGLVAFFMLTGEIIETRTAEGARRSIESLIKLTPTKARRITGKGEEEVAAKDLAIGDVIRIRPGDNVAADGVIVNGHGSFNQATITGESLPVDKKAGDEVFAGTQNLTGVLEIKVSRAGQDTTLGKVRELILAAEKTKLPIMRLIDQYMGFYTPLVLVIGALVWAFTGDLKRVISVLVVSCPCAFILATPTAMVAALSAAARLGILIKNVGDIELAARINAFVFDKTGTLTTGKLAVSRLAPLGETKPAELLRLAGTAEKYSNHPVAKALAQLAVDAGVPLTEPQNFSETAGRGIKAEVDGKAVLVGRAQWLKDNGVADDFVKAVDLNETEGFSLLFVAANGKCIGWVGLQDQTRTEAREALAELKEAGVRRIAMVSGDRQPVAVRVAREIGCEEVVGDCLPQNKVDFVRATKVKGYRVAVVGDGVNDAPALAAGDIGIAMGAAGSEVAIHSATIALMNNDLRRLPFLIKLSRSTRAVINQNFLFGVLFIIVGLSAAAFGYINPIVAAILHNVGSLMVIFNSARLVRKGEELEHYQPAVEPVGPAGTQKTPATQLTPKLA; this comes from the coding sequence ATGCAAGTAACCTCTCTCCTAAGCCAGCAGGAACACGAACATAAACATGATCACGATCATGGGCCTGAGTGTGGTTGTGGTCATGACCACGAACATACCCCGGTGCGCCTGTGGCAGACGTTGGTCGGTCTGGTGTTCGTGATCAATGCATTCGTGGTGGACTGGACCTTTGAGAAGGGGCTTGTGGTCGCGAGCGTGAGCGCGGGAATTGGCGCGATCATCCTGGGCTTCCCCATTGTGATGACGGCAGTCAAGGATTTGAAACGCGGTGTGCTGAGCATTAATGAATTGGTGGCGATCGCGGTGTTGGCAGCGTTCGCTTCAGGCGATTACAAGACCGCAGGCCTGGTGGCCTTCTTCATGTTGACCGGTGAGATCATTGAAACCCGCACGGCCGAAGGTGCGCGCCGGTCGATTGAGTCCCTGATCAAACTGACCCCGACCAAGGCTCGCCGTATTACAGGAAAAGGCGAGGAAGAAGTGGCGGCAAAGGACCTGGCGATTGGTGATGTGATTCGCATCCGTCCCGGCGACAATGTGGCGGCTGACGGTGTGATTGTGAATGGTCATGGTTCGTTCAACCAGGCGACCATCACCGGTGAGTCGTTGCCGGTCGATAAGAAGGCAGGGGACGAAGTTTTTGCGGGAACGCAGAATTTGACCGGTGTGTTGGAAATCAAGGTCAGCCGGGCAGGGCAGGATACGACCCTCGGCAAGGTGCGCGAGCTGATTTTGGCGGCGGAAAAAACCAAACTGCCGATCATGCGGTTGATCGATCAATACATGGGTTTCTATACGCCGCTGGTGTTGGTGATTGGCGCGCTGGTGTGGGCGTTCACGGGCGATTTGAAGCGGGTTATTTCCGTGCTCGTGGTTTCATGTCCCTGCGCTTTCATTTTGGCGACGCCGACGGCGATGGTGGCGGCACTTTCTGCAGCCGCTCGATTGGGAATTTTGATCAAGAACGTAGGCGACATTGAATTGGCGGCGAGGATCAATGCGTTCGTGTTCGATAAGACAGGCACATTGACGACGGGCAAGCTGGCCGTCAGCCGCCTGGCGCCGTTAGGTGAAACCAAGCCGGCGGAACTGCTTCGCCTGGCGGGGACGGCGGAGAAATATAGCAATCATCCAGTGGCCAAGGCGTTGGCGCAACTGGCCGTCGATGCCGGTGTCCCATTGACTGAGCCGCAAAACTTTTCGGAAACAGCAGGCCGCGGCATCAAAGCCGAGGTCGATGGCAAGGCTGTCCTGGTGGGCCGTGCGCAATGGCTCAAGGATAATGGAGTCGCGGATGACTTCGTGAAGGCGGTTGATTTGAACGAGACCGAAGGCTTCAGCCTTTTGTTTGTGGCGGCGAACGGCAAATGCATTGGCTGGGTTGGATTGCAAGATCAGACCCGCACCGAAGCTCGCGAGGCGCTGGCGGAGTTGAAGGAAGCCGGTGTGCGCCGCATCGCCATGGTTTCCGGCGATCGCCAACCCGTGGCGGTGCGTGTTGCGCGGGAGATTGGCTGTGAGGAAGTGGTGGGTGATTGTTTGCCGCAGAACAAAGTGGATTTTGTGCGTGCGACGAAGGTGAAGGGCTATCGCGTGGCCGTCGTGGGCGATGGCGTGAACGATGCGCCGGCATTGGCGGCGGGAGATATCGGAATTGCGATGGGCGCGGCAGGCAGTGAAGTGGCCATTCATAGCGCCACCATTGCGCTGATGAACAACGATCTGCGCCGGTTGCCATTTTTGATCAAGCTTTCACGCAGCACGCGCGCGGTGATCAACCAGAATTTTCTGTTCGGCGTGCTCTTCATCATTGTGGGATTGTCCGCCGCTGCTTTCGGATACATTAATCCGATTGTGGCTGCGATCCTGCACAACGTTGGTTCGTTGATGGTGATTTTCAACAGCGCACGACTGGTGCGTAAAGGTGAGGAATTGGAACATTATCAACCAGCAGTTGAGCCGGTGGGCCCTGCCGGGACTCAGAAGACCCCGGCTACACAACTGACGCCGAAGCTGGCGTGA